A region from the Sphingomonas sp. S2-65 genome encodes:
- a CDS encoding aldo/keto reductase, with protein sequence MQYRPLGQTGIKVSPYCLGAMMFGGIGNPDHDECTAMIHKALDAGINFIDTADRYSAGESEEIVGKALKGRRDRVVLATKVHGPMGDDPNMQGNSRRWITRAVEDSLRRLQTDHIDLYQIHRLAPDTDIEETLSVLTDLMRAGKVRAIGASTVPASDIVEAQWVAERRGLARFRTEQPPYSILNRSIEREVLPACQRYGMGMMAWSPLAKGMLTGRYRKGQQTPDTTRAKFFPKAMSDSGSLDAVEQLIPLAESAGMSLMHMALAFVVAHPALSAAIIGPRTMEQLDGLLDGAGVVLSDDLLDRIDAIVPPGVDVAPLEAAAYSPPPIVQPDLRRRPLAGRSAA encoded by the coding sequence GTGCAATACCGCCCACTCGGCCAGACCGGCATCAAGGTCAGCCCCTATTGCCTCGGCGCGATGATGTTCGGGGGGATCGGCAATCCCGACCATGACGAGTGTACCGCCATGATCCACAAGGCGCTCGATGCCGGGATCAATTTCATCGACACGGCCGACCGCTACAGCGCGGGCGAGTCGGAGGAGATCGTCGGCAAGGCGCTGAAAGGTCGGCGCGACCGCGTCGTGCTCGCGACCAAGGTCCACGGCCCGATGGGCGACGACCCGAACATGCAGGGCAACTCGCGGCGCTGGATCACCCGCGCGGTCGAGGATTCACTGCGGCGGCTGCAGACCGACCATATCGACCTCTACCAGATCCATCGGCTCGCGCCCGACACCGACATCGAGGAGACGCTGTCGGTGCTGACCGACCTGATGCGCGCCGGCAAGGTTCGCGCGATCGGCGCCTCGACCGTTCCGGCTTCCGACATCGTCGAAGCGCAATGGGTCGCCGAGCGCCGCGGCCTTGCGCGCTTCCGCACCGAGCAGCCGCCTTATTCGATCCTCAACCGCTCGATCGAGCGCGAGGTACTGCCGGCCTGCCAGCGCTACGGCATGGGCATGATGGCGTGGAGCCCGCTTGCCAAGGGGATGCTGACGGGACGGTATCGCAAGGGACAGCAGACGCCGGACACGACCCGGGCGAAGTTCTTCCCCAAGGCGATGTCCGACTCCGGCAGCCTCGATGCGGTCGAGCAGCTGATCCCGCTGGCGGAGAGCGCAGGCATGTCGCTGATGCACATGGCGCTCGCCTTCGTGGTGGCGCATCCCGCGCTCAGCGCGGCGATCATCGGCCCGCGGACGATGGAGCAGCTCGACGGGCTACTCGACGGTGCGGGCGTCGTGCTGAGCGATGACCTGCTCGACCGGATCGATGCGATCGTCCCGCCAGGCGTGGACGTCGCACCGCTGGAAGCGGCCGCCTATTCGCCGCCGCCGATTGTGCAGCCCGATCTGCGCCGCCGCCCGCTCGCCGGGCGCAGCGCTGCCTGA
- a CDS encoding TetR/AcrR family transcriptional regulator yields the protein MRADAQRNLVTLLKAAKEVFAEGGVDAPVRDIAERAGVGVGTVYRHFPRRPDLIAAVFAQELDSCADAADALAATHPPFEALALWMRNFVDLAATKHGLAQALHSGDPAFDALPARREQRLRPAFRKLFEAAAAAGVIASEIEPDEFLNAAASLCMAARDGHTEAAQRVVATLVNGLRYGVKDGA from the coding sequence GTGCGCGCCGATGCACAACGGAATCTGGTCACTCTTTTGAAGGCCGCCAAAGAGGTGTTCGCCGAGGGCGGCGTCGATGCGCCAGTGCGCGACATTGCCGAACGGGCCGGGGTCGGCGTCGGCACGGTGTATCGGCACTTTCCGCGCCGCCCCGATCTCATCGCCGCCGTCTTCGCTCAGGAACTGGACAGCTGCGCCGATGCGGCGGATGCTCTCGCGGCGACCCATCCCCCGTTTGAGGCGCTCGCGCTGTGGATGCGCAATTTCGTCGATCTCGCGGCCACCAAACACGGCCTTGCGCAGGCGCTGCACTCCGGCGATCCCGCCTTCGACGCGCTTCCCGCGCGCCGCGAGCAACGTCTCCGGCCCGCATTCCGGAAATTGTTCGAAGCGGCAGCGGCGGCGGGAGTCATCGCAAGCGAGATCGAGCCCGACGAATTCCTCAACGCCGCGGCGAGCCTGTGCATGGCCGCACGGGATGGTCATACCGAAGCCGCGCAACGCGTGGTCGCGACGCTCGTAAATGGGCTCCGCTATGGCGTGAAAGACGGCGCCTAA
- a CDS encoding AraC family transcriptional regulator, translated as MTKIGFSLFQHVLLWLGCGPLFPNCVISQATQRADAHLLLYCHDDSAMDLYDHGRRKYGAGVLGTALGCAWSGVAAELRHHPAGDIPAFDLAQTEIGIAIDSHPGAVVTRCGNGLRQRTAVTRGTIWTCPAGVREEEISLVEWHDCLHVYLPSARFDDLSDLLGGATVRADHIRYLADVNDSLIREIGMTLLNELRAPTAAGRVLAESLALSLTTRLVQSYSETGIDRLTRLETRHGLDDRRLRRVLDYMAAHLDAELGIEDLAAVACLSQFHFIRMFHNRVGTTPGRHLARMRLEHAKALLASGHASLYEVALSCCFSSQANFTRAFRRATGTTPQKYRRSCS; from the coding sequence TTGACGAAGATCGGCTTTAGTCTTTTCCAGCACGTGCTTCTGTGGCTCGGCTGCGGTCCTTTGTTCCCAAATTGCGTTATTTCGCAGGCGACCCAAAGAGCGGATGCGCATCTCTTGCTTTACTGTCACGATGATAGCGCGATGGATCTCTATGATCATGGTCGCCGCAAATACGGCGCTGGGGTGCTTGGCACCGCTCTGGGCTGCGCCTGGTCTGGAGTGGCAGCCGAATTGCGGCATCATCCCGCCGGAGACATTCCCGCTTTCGACTTGGCACAGACAGAAATCGGCATTGCCATCGACAGCCATCCGGGCGCGGTCGTAACGCGCTGCGGCAACGGGCTCAGGCAGAGGACCGCAGTCACCCGCGGCACCATCTGGACGTGTCCGGCAGGCGTGCGCGAGGAGGAGATCTCGCTGGTCGAATGGCACGACTGCCTGCACGTCTATCTTCCGTCGGCACGCTTCGACGATCTGTCGGATCTGCTCGGCGGCGCGACAGTGCGCGCCGACCACATCCGCTATTTGGCGGACGTCAACGACAGCCTGATCCGAGAGATCGGGATGACCCTTCTCAACGAATTGCGCGCGCCCACGGCAGCGGGACGGGTGTTGGCAGAGTCGCTCGCATTGTCGCTCACGACGAGGCTGGTACAGTCTTATTCCGAAACCGGCATCGACCGGCTGACCAGACTGGAAACCCGGCACGGGCTCGACGACCGGCGCCTGCGACGTGTGCTCGACTACATGGCTGCACATCTGGATGCCGAACTTGGTATCGAGGATCTTGCCGCTGTTGCTTGCCTCAGCCAGTTTCACTTCATCCGCATGTTCCACAATCGGGTCGGCACGACCCCCGGCCGCCATCTCGCTCGCATGCGCCTGGAGCATGCAAAGGCGCTACTCGCCTCCGGCCACGCAAGCCTCTACGAAGTTGCGCTATCCTGCTGCTTCTCCTCGCAAGCCAACTTCACTCGGGCATTTCGGCGAGCCACGGGTACGACGCCCCAAAAATATAGGCGATCTTGTTCGTGA
- a CDS encoding NADP-dependent oxidoreductase gives MKAVRVHAFGGLEAMIYEEVPRPIPGAGQVLVKVAAAGVGPWDLWVRSGRSVLPQPLPLTLGADLSGVVEATGAGVTNFAPGSAIYGATNARFTGAYAEYAIADASMIAERAIALGDVEAASVPVIACTALQMVFEHAGVDAGQTVVVIGGAGNVGAYAVQLALLAGAQVVAIGRAHELDRIAATGAVAVEAGTAIPERFMGAADAVIDTVGGDSLADAFAWLRTGGVLVSSVAEPDQELARRHKVRAQFMLVAVTTHKLIQLADLFAAGDLQARVGAVLELSDARRAHAMIEAGTAPPGKLVLVP, from the coding sequence GTGAAGGCTGTCCGGGTACACGCATTCGGCGGGCTTGAAGCCATGATCTATGAGGAAGTGCCGCGACCCATCCCGGGAGCAGGCCAGGTCCTCGTCAAGGTTGCCGCGGCGGGCGTTGGGCCTTGGGACCTTTGGGTCCGCTCAGGACGCAGCGTGCTGCCCCAGCCCTTACCACTTACACTGGGCGCAGACCTGTCGGGCGTCGTCGAGGCGACCGGAGCCGGCGTCACGAACTTCGCGCCGGGGTCCGCAATCTATGGCGCGACCAATGCGCGCTTCACGGGCGCCTATGCCGAATATGCAATTGCCGACGCGAGCATGATCGCCGAGCGCGCGATAGCGCTTGGCGACGTGGAAGCAGCGTCGGTGCCGGTCATCGCATGCACTGCGCTCCAGATGGTGTTCGAACATGCCGGCGTCGACGCTGGTCAGACGGTGGTGGTGATCGGCGGCGCAGGCAATGTGGGTGCCTATGCAGTCCAGCTTGCGCTTCTCGCTGGCGCGCAGGTCGTAGCAATCGGCCGCGCCCACGAACTGGACCGCATCGCGGCAACGGGTGCCGTCGCAGTAGAAGCCGGCACTGCCATACCCGAGCGCTTCATGGGCGCCGCGGACGCCGTGATAGATACCGTGGGGGGCGACTCGCTGGCGGATGCGTTCGCGTGGCTGCGCACGGGCGGCGTACTCGTCTCCTCAGTCGCGGAGCCGGATCAGGAGCTCGCGAGGCGTCATAAGGTCCGCGCCCAATTCATGCTGGTCGCGGTCACGACCCACAAACTGATCCAGCTCGCAGACCTGTTCGCCGCTGGGGACCTGCAGGCGCGCGTCGGTGCGGTGCTTGAACTTTCCGACGCGCGCCGCGCCCACGCCATGATCGAGGCCGGCACGGCCCCGCCGGGCAAGCTGGTGCTCGTCCCCTGA
- a CDS encoding hexameric tyrosine-coordinated heme protein, producing the protein MTQVPTTPLVPGNSLLTASPEEGRALAMMLARHSVHAMQHELEVLQNGRSQYAHDPFGLIAASHVIAVEFATIAAANDYWRAAGAEGPCASTPGK; encoded by the coding sequence ATGACCCAGGTTCCCACGACACCGCTTGTCCCCGGCAACAGTTTGCTGACGGCGTCTCCTGAAGAGGGACGCGCATTGGCGATGATGCTCGCCAGGCACTCGGTGCACGCGATGCAGCACGAACTGGAAGTGTTGCAGAATGGCCGTTCGCAATATGCGCACGACCCTTTCGGACTGATCGCGGCGAGCCACGTCATCGCAGTCGAGTTCGCAACGATCGCCGCCGCAAACGACTATTGGCGCGCCGCCGGGGCGGAAGGCCCCTGCGCGTCGACCCCAGGGAAATAA
- a CDS encoding cupin domain-containing protein, with amino-acid sequence MRITRRDVAVASGAALATCAMAAVAQTAPARLGPAVFDWRTMAVQTTDVGAVRNLVRQPTATLDELEMHVTTLNPGRASHPPHTHPNEELVIVREGTVEVLSGGAWKRIGPGSVIFNASNSPHALRNVGGTPATYHVINWKTSATPAR; translated from the coding sequence ATGAGGATCACGCGTCGCGACGTGGCAGTGGCATCGGGCGCCGCACTGGCCACCTGCGCCATGGCTGCAGTCGCGCAGACCGCGCCCGCCAGGCTTGGACCGGCGGTGTTCGACTGGCGCACGATGGCGGTGCAGACGACGGATGTCGGCGCCGTCCGCAACCTCGTTCGACAGCCCACCGCGACGCTCGACGAGCTCGAGATGCACGTCACGACTCTGAACCCGGGACGCGCATCCCACCCGCCGCACACCCACCCCAACGAGGAGCTGGTGATCGTTCGCGAAGGTACGGTCGAGGTTCTCAGCGGCGGCGCTTGGAAGCGCATCGGCCCAGGCTCGGTGATCTTCAACGCGTCCAACTCGCCCCACGCGCTGCGCAATGTCGGCGGCACCCCGGCGACGTATCACGTGATCAACTGGAAGACTTCCGCCACGCCCGCGCGCTAG
- a CDS encoding Gfo/Idh/MocA family protein: MHRRTMLTGVGMAGITAALPAELLAQSVSQGNAVSADAAPAQPEPTAKHRIKFGVIGLDHAHIYGMTDAMIRGGGTPAAFFATDPKQIATFQKRYGNGVKLARTEEEILDDKAIQLIVGAPIPDLRAPLGIRAMRAGKDYLGDKPAITSLEQLADVRRAVTETGRKFAIMYSERLEVRAAVHAGDLVAQGAIGKVIQAVNLAPHRVSAPTRPDWFWDKARYGGILTDIGSHQADQFLFYTGSTSAQVVAAQTGNLHWPGKPQFEDFGDMMVTGNGGTGYIRVDWFTPDGLPTWGDGRLFLVGTEGSIELRKYVDVAGRPGGNHLFLTDKTGVRYIDCSKVPLPFGAQFVTDVVERTSTAQNQAQALLAAELVLTAQKNATRPKLS, encoded by the coding sequence ATGCACCGTCGCACGATGCTCACGGGGGTGGGAATGGCGGGGATCACCGCCGCGCTTCCTGCCGAACTGCTCGCCCAGTCCGTGAGCCAGGGCAATGCCGTGTCGGCTGATGCCGCGCCGGCCCAGCCGGAGCCCACCGCGAAGCACCGCATCAAATTTGGCGTGATCGGTCTCGACCACGCCCACATCTATGGCATGACGGACGCGATGATCCGCGGCGGCGGAACCCCGGCCGCGTTCTTCGCCACCGATCCCAAGCAGATCGCTACGTTTCAGAAGCGATACGGCAACGGCGTAAAGCTCGCTCGAACCGAAGAGGAGATTCTGGACGACAAGGCGATCCAGCTGATCGTCGGCGCGCCGATCCCCGATCTGCGCGCGCCGCTCGGGATCCGCGCAATGCGGGCGGGCAAGGACTATCTGGGGGACAAGCCCGCGATCACCAGCCTGGAGCAGCTTGCCGACGTTCGCCGCGCGGTCACCGAAACGGGCCGCAAGTTCGCCATCATGTACTCCGAGCGGCTGGAGGTGCGCGCGGCGGTGCATGCCGGCGACCTCGTCGCGCAGGGTGCGATCGGCAAGGTCATCCAGGCCGTCAATCTCGCGCCGCACCGCGTGAGCGCGCCCACCCGCCCGGACTGGTTCTGGGACAAGGCGCGCTATGGCGGCATATTGACCGACATCGGCAGCCACCAGGCCGACCAGTTCCTGTTCTACACCGGCTCGACCTCGGCGCAGGTGGTCGCCGCGCAGACCGGCAACCTCCATTGGCCGGGCAAGCCGCAGTTCGAAGATTTCGGCGACATGATGGTCACCGGCAATGGCGGCACCGGCTATATCCGCGTCGACTGGTTCACCCCCGATGGACTTCCGACCTGGGGGGACGGGCGGCTGTTCCTGGTCGGGACCGAGGGTTCGATCGAGCTGCGCAAATATGTCGATGTGGCCGGAAGGCCGGGTGGCAACCACCTGTTCCTCACGGACAAGACGGGCGTGCGCTATATCGATTGCTCGAAGGTGCCCCTGCCGTTCGGCGCACAGTTCGTGACCGACGTGGTCGAACGCACGTCGACCGCCCAGAACCAGGCGCAGGCGCTGCTCGCCGCTGAACTGGTGCTCACTGCGCAAAAAAATGCCACCCGGCCCAAATTGTCCTGA
- a CDS encoding Gfo/Idh/MocA family protein encodes MQFSRRGVLKSGAALAAPTIVPASVFGQNAPSNRITIGAIGVGRISRIHDMKEVHKHADAQIVAVCDVDTIRLGAGKELVDARYTASTGKPYSGTRMYHDYRELLASRDIDAVLISTPDHQHAPQAVHAVRAGKHVYLQKPAALTIPEGRAMADAVKASGKVLQIGSQQRGQDPWPQFHRACELVRNGRIGRIRHVEVGLPGDPSGPPAPPEPVPSNLNYDAWLGTTPEIPYTEIGVHPQDSFEGRPGWLRLEQFGAGMITGWGSHHIDTAHWGMDMEHSGPIEIWGRAEFPKSGLWNVHGAFETHARYANGVTMTVSGALPNGIKFIGDKGWIFVTRSGAVTASDPGAAQVEPLHASDPKILTSVIGPNEVHLLKVSEQHRNWLDAIRTGAPLSAPAEIGHRSLSTCLLHWTAMKTQRRLKWDPKAERFSGDDAANAMLSRPQRARYAI; translated from the coding sequence ATGCAGTTTTCCCGACGCGGAGTCCTGAAGTCCGGCGCAGCGCTCGCTGCGCCGACCATCGTCCCGGCGAGCGTGTTCGGCCAGAACGCGCCCTCGAACCGGATCACCATCGGCGCCATCGGCGTCGGCCGTATCTCGCGCATCCACGACATGAAGGAAGTCCACAAACATGCCGACGCGCAGATCGTCGCCGTGTGCGACGTCGATACGATCCGCCTCGGCGCCGGCAAGGAATTGGTCGACGCGCGCTATACCGCGAGCACCGGCAAGCCCTATTCGGGCACGCGGATGTATCATGACTATCGCGAGTTGCTCGCCAGCCGTGACATCGACGCGGTGCTGATCTCCACGCCCGACCATCAGCACGCGCCCCAGGCGGTGCATGCGGTGCGTGCCGGCAAGCATGTCTATCTCCAAAAGCCCGCCGCCCTAACGATCCCCGAGGGCCGGGCGATGGCCGACGCGGTCAAGGCGAGCGGGAAGGTCCTTCAGATCGGTTCGCAGCAGCGTGGGCAGGACCCGTGGCCGCAATTCCACCGCGCCTGCGAGCTTGTCCGCAACGGTCGCATCGGCAGGATCCGCCATGTCGAAGTCGGGCTGCCGGGCGATCCTTCGGGTCCGCCGGCGCCGCCGGAACCGGTGCCGTCGAACCTCAACTACGACGCCTGGCTCGGCACCACGCCCGAGATTCCATATACCGAGATCGGCGTGCATCCGCAGGACTCGTTTGAGGGTCGTCCGGGCTGGCTGCGCCTCGAGCAGTTCGGCGCCGGGATGATTACTGGCTGGGGCTCGCACCATATCGACACTGCCCATTGGGGCATGGACATGGAGCATTCGGGCCCGATCGAGATCTGGGGCAGGGCCGAGTTCCCGAAGAGCGGGCTGTGGAACGTTCATGGCGCGTTCGAAACCCATGCGCGCTACGCCAATGGCGTTACGATGACCGTGTCGGGCGCGCTGCCCAACGGAATCAAGTTCATCGGCGACAAGGGGTGGATCTTCGTCACCCGAAGCGGCGCGGTGACGGCCAGCGATCCCGGCGCGGCGCAGGTCGAACCGCTTCACGCGTCCGATCCCAAGATCCTGACCAGCGTGATCGGCCCGAACGAAGTGCACTTGCTCAAGGTTTCCGAACAGCACCGCAACTGGCTCGACGCGATCCGTACCGGCGCTCCGTTGAGTGCGCCTGCCGAGATCGGCCATCGCTCCTTGTCGACCTGCCTGCTGCATTGGACGGCGATGAAGACCCAGCGCCGCCTGAAATGGGATCCGAAGGCCGAGCGCTTCTCAGGCGACGACGCCGCCAATGCGATGCTGAGCCGCCCGCAACGGGCGCGATACGCGATCTAG
- a CDS encoding TonB-dependent receptor, with protein MMYRTSLAALLATTALASAPAFAQSTIEDPATAQEDHGDIIVTAQKIEQRATDVPITISAITGERMAQIGVSDLDELSNYIPGLNIQEQSANNPGIVIRGITSDSGSSQQGPRVTLYYNGVDISRSRGSYQAIYDLERIEVIKGPQATLFGTASAVGAISLTSARPKPGYSGALTAGYGNFDSTLLSGFLNAGSDTLAGRVAFEWKKRDGYVENLSPRQDKELYSQDQLGVRASLRYTPTDALSVDLIGTYDQQRNGGTPFISRALPTEAGPGDPFGKANLGGSPLSAQVLGDDQLGLNREVYDVNLTASYDFGSGVTFTTVNGYRKFDSREVFDADGSAAWFLEFAEISKGWQASHEGRFSYSDPHWRASFGWNVFVEDNFQNVPFSTEEGTFIQCLTALRGAPAIPGLPCISPTGVVTAALATAGATGGRLTQVPYRSVYENQGRNDSYSMFADTTWIPTPSLELTAGVRILIEQRKSGYRADVPVPLLPSLLPAAARAALLAVGIGPSLLPGQIDTRGQTFTARQSYSAVLPRFNILYRLGDDVNVFATISKGRRSPVVQLNARRLATGAPAANLQLVPEENVWNYEAGLKGNVGPVSGSLGVYYQKYDGFQVSVQQPNGTSLTQSAGTASNLGVEAELNVRAGSWLNLFGNVGYINGGIDENSRFASTFSGARFRLQPEWQAAAGFTVDAPLGNGMRFFATPSVTYRSRIFFEVPNNIALSQGPVTLVNARAGVSFMDERFELAGYVRNATDERYLLDAGNTGGSFGTPTFIPAEPRFYGAQLTARF; from the coding sequence ATGATGTACCGGACGTCGCTGGCGGCCTTGCTCGCCACCACTGCGCTTGCCTCGGCGCCTGCGTTTGCGCAGAGCACGATCGAGGATCCTGCCACCGCGCAGGAGGATCATGGCGACATCATCGTCACCGCGCAGAAGATCGAGCAGCGCGCGACCGACGTACCGATCACCATCTCGGCGATCACCGGCGAGCGCATGGCGCAGATCGGCGTGAGCGACCTTGATGAACTGTCGAACTACATCCCGGGCCTGAACATCCAGGAGCAGAGCGCGAACAATCCCGGCATCGTGATTCGCGGCATCACCTCGGATTCCGGATCGTCGCAGCAGGGGCCGCGCGTCACGCTCTACTATAACGGCGTCGACATCTCGCGCTCGCGTGGCTCGTACCAGGCGATCTACGATCTCGAGCGCATCGAAGTCATCAAGGGGCCGCAGGCCACACTGTTCGGCACTGCCTCCGCCGTCGGCGCGATCAGCCTCACCTCGGCCCGCCCGAAGCCGGGTTATTCCGGCGCGCTGACCGCCGGCTATGGCAATTTCGATTCCACCCTGCTCTCGGGCTTTCTCAATGCCGGCTCGGACACGCTTGCCGGCCGCGTCGCGTTCGAATGGAAGAAGCGCGACGGCTATGTCGAGAACCTGTCTCCGCGCCAGGACAAGGAACTCTACTCGCAGGACCAGCTCGGCGTCCGCGCATCGCTGCGCTACACGCCCACCGACGCGCTGAGCGTCGACCTGATCGGCACCTATGACCAGCAGCGCAATGGCGGCACGCCGTTCATCTCGCGCGCGCTGCCGACCGAAGCAGGCCCGGGCGATCCGTTCGGCAAGGCCAATCTCGGCGGCTCGCCGCTATCGGCACAGGTGCTCGGCGACGACCAGCTTGGGCTCAACCGCGAAGTCTATGACGTCAACTTGACCGCAAGCTATGATTTCGGCTCGGGCGTCACCTTCACCACGGTCAACGGCTACCGCAAGTTCGACAGCCGCGAAGTGTTCGACGCCGACGGCTCCGCCGCGTGGTTCCTGGAATTCGCCGAAATCTCGAAGGGTTGGCAGGCCAGCCATGAGGGCCGCTTCTCGTACAGCGATCCCCATTGGCGCGCATCGTTCGGCTGGAACGTGTTCGTCGAGGACAATTTTCAGAACGTTCCCTTCTCCACCGAGGAGGGGACCTTCATCCAGTGCCTGACCGCGCTTCGGGGCGCACCCGCGATCCCCGGCCTGCCGTGCATCAGCCCAACTGGCGTGGTGACGGCGGCACTTGCGACCGCCGGGGCGACCGGTGGCCGCCTGACGCAGGTCCCGTATCGGTCGGTCTATGAAAATCAGGGCCGCAACGACAGCTATTCGATGTTCGCGGACACCACTTGGATCCCTACGCCCTCGCTGGAACTGACGGCAGGCGTGCGCATCCTGATCGAGCAGCGCAAATCCGGCTACCGCGCGGACGTGCCGGTGCCGTTGCTCCCCAGCCTGCTTCCGGCGGCGGCGCGTGCGGCGCTGCTGGCGGTGGGCATCGGCCCCTCGCTGCTGCCGGGCCAGATCGACACGCGCGGCCAGACCTTTACCGCCCGGCAATCCTATTCGGCGGTGCTGCCGCGCTTCAATATCCTGTATCGCCTCGGCGACGATGTGAACGTGTTCGCCACGATCTCGAAGGGGCGTCGCTCCCCGGTCGTGCAGCTCAACGCGCGACGGCTGGCGACCGGGGCGCCGGCGGCCAACCTCCAGCTCGTTCCCGAGGAGAATGTCTGGAACTACGAGGCGGGCCTCAAGGGCAATGTCGGTCCGGTTTCGGGATCGCTCGGCGTCTATTACCAGAAATATGACGGCTTCCAGGTAAGCGTGCAGCAGCCCAACGGCACCTCGCTGACCCAGAGCGCCGGCACCGCGAGCAATCTCGGCGTCGAAGCCGAACTGAACGTGCGTGCCGGATCGTGGCTCAACCTGTTCGGCAATGTCGGCTACATCAATGGCGGCATCGACGAGAATAGCCGTTTCGCGTCCACGTTCTCGGGCGCGCGCTTCCGCCTTCAGCCCGAATGGCAGGCGGCGGCAGGCTTCACCGTCGACGCGCCGCTGGGCAACGGCATGCGGTTCTTCGCGACGCCCAGCGTCACTTATCGCAGCCGCATCTTCTTTGAAGTGCCGAACAACATCGCCCTGTCGCAGGGTCCGGTCACGCTGGTGAACGCCCGCGCCGGCGTCAGCTTCATGGACGAACGCTTCGAACTGGCGGGCTATGTTCGCAACGCTACCGATGAGCGCTATCTGCTCGATGCCGGCAACACCGGCGGCAGCTTCGGTACGCCTACCTTCATCCCGGCCGAGCCGCGCTTCTATGGCGCCCAGCTGACCGCGCGCTTCTAA